The Setaria italica strain Yugu1 chromosome VIII, Setaria_italica_v2.0, whole genome shotgun sequence genome includes the window ACAGTTCTGACCTTACGAATTAAAATTAAGATAACAGCAATTGCCAGGGCCTGTGCAGGACTAGCACCAGAACCCTGCAAGGCTAGGCTGCAACAGGATCACTGTCTAGCACCGTAAACTAAACTGGGAAACAGCCAAAGGCTACCTATTTGACTGTAGTCCGGCGGGAATGACAAACCATACACCATGCTGTGAATTGTGCTGTGGCAAGGCACTGACTGACCAAGCTCCACTGCAGTCCAAGTTTCATCAGGATCATCAAATAGCCTGGCAACATAAATGCAGTTACTCCTTCCTCCCCATCTTTCTGGGTTCATGCAACAAAATGCAGGATTCCTCTTATCAAGGCTAACAAACAGAGCTTGATTTTCCAACTTCTCCATCTTCACCCACTTAGCTGGCTTGACTGAAAAGTCAAGGTGAAAGACCTCAAAGATTCTAGAAAAATCATCCTTCTCATCAGAGCAAAGCGAGCGAAATGAGAGGTCAACCATGAGAAGCATGTCACCACATGCCACCAACCATGGGTTAACAGGCAGGTTCCACAGCAACTCCCACAtaatttttactcttttaatgCTAAAATTAGGTGTTAATTGCACAGTGTGAAGTCTCAGAAGAGTATCTATGACAAGGATATGACCTTTGAAGAACACAATCTGATGGATGCGTTCATGACCAAGAGCAAGAGGAAGCACTGACCAGGAGTTTGTTCCAACCTGCCACGCAAACATGAAAGCCTTCGAGAAAAGGAGGAGGCGCGAGTTGGGTGAGCTGAACGGAGCCGTAAGGACGCCTATGCCAGAACTTAAGCCAAGTTTGTTGTTGCATGGGAGTTTGGGGGCCTTCAGCTTGGCACCAGTGTAGGCATCAACAAGGAGGCAGTGCTCCTTACAGGTGAAGATAAGATAACCGTATGAGCAGCCTAAATAGTACATTTTATTTGGAGTATTTTGAGGC containing:
- the LOC101755637 gene encoding uncharacterized protein LOC101755637, with protein sequence MAGIRRRRGGREPSPQQGAQFSPLADATHSTREVTIVERPSKNACHASGSTSSTSSGPHVCADLLDSLLHEIIILINSFHDFLAFIGTCRSWRASVSSFPSVCTFSFPPLHFEPDGPYFRPHSRGIKPLLLSNCKWQLSDPSKKNLSLRCSVPQNTPNKMYYLGCSYGYLIFTCKEHCLLVDAYTGAKLKAPKLPCNNKLGLSSGIGVLTAPFSSPNSRLLLFSKAFMFAWQVGTNSWSVLPLALGHERIHQIVFFKGHILVIDTLLRLHTVQLTPNFSIKRVKIMWELLWNLPVNPWLVACGDMLLMVDLSFRSLCSDEKDDFSRIFEVFHLDFSVKPAKWVKMEKLENQALFVSLDKRNPAFCCMNPERWGGRSNCIYVARLFDDPDETWTAVELGQSVPCHSTIHSMVYGLSFPPDYSQIGSLWLFPSLVYGARQ